A single region of the Streptomyces sp. NBC_01262 genome encodes:
- a CDS encoding response regulator transcription factor, which translates to MRVLVVEDEQLLADAVATGLRREAMAVDVVYDGSAALERIGVNDYDVVVLDRDLPLVHGDDVCRKIVELGLPTRVLMLTASGDVSDRVEGLELGADDYLPKPFAFSELTARVRALGRRTTAPLPPVLERSGIRLDPNRREVFRDGKEVHLAPKEFAVLEVLMRSEGSVVSAEQLLEKAWDENTDPFTNVVRVTVMTLRRKLGEPAVIVTVPGSGYRI; encoded by the coding sequence TTGCGCGTACTGGTTGTCGAGGACGAGCAGCTGCTCGCCGATGCGGTAGCCACCGGACTGCGACGCGAGGCCATGGCCGTCGATGTCGTCTATGACGGCTCAGCCGCCCTGGAGCGGATCGGGGTCAACGACTACGACGTCGTGGTCCTGGACCGCGACCTCCCGCTCGTCCACGGGGACGACGTGTGCCGCAAGATCGTGGAGCTCGGGCTGCCCACCAGGGTCCTGATGCTGACCGCCTCCGGTGACGTCAGCGACCGTGTGGAGGGCCTGGAGCTGGGGGCGGACGACTACCTGCCCAAGCCCTTCGCCTTCAGCGAGCTCACCGCCCGGGTGAGGGCACTGGGCCGCCGTACGACGGCTCCGCTGCCGCCCGTGCTGGAGCGCTCGGGCATCCGGCTGGACCCCAACCGCCGGGAGGTGTTCCGGGACGGCAAGGAGGTCCATCTCGCGCCGAAGGAGTTCGCCGTGCTGGAGGTCCTCATGCGCAGCGAGGGTTCCGTGGTCTCCGCCGAGCAGCTGCTGGAGAAGGCCTGGGACGAGAACACCGACCCGTTCACCAACGTGGTGCGCGTCACGGTCATGACGCTGCGGCGCAAGCTCGGTGAGCCCGCGGTGATCGTCACCGTGCCCGGCTCCGGCTACCGGATCTGA
- a CDS encoding NAD(P)H-dependent amine dehydrogenase family protein: MNRIGTRPLRVVQWATGNIGSRSLRAVAEHPGLTLAGLYVHTPGKAGRDAGELCGLAATGVTATHDIDDILGLGADCVLYMPRACDVDEVCRILASGTNIVTTRGEFHHPPSMDPLVRKRVAAACEQGGASIHSTGSSPGFITEAVPLVLASIQRRLDGLTVHEFADLSPRDSPGLLFEVMGFGRAPEEFDEHRLAHVRDSFGPSLSLVAEALSLPADAIEATGEFATARRRTTIAAGTLEPGTVAAQRMTVAALHAGRPLLRFIATWYCTTDLDPSWDVRDTGWHISVEGDAPLEIDMRFPVPLERLGSLSPNYTANRAVNAVPSVCAAAPGIVTTLDLPLFTATLA, encoded by the coding sequence ATGAATCGCATCGGGACACGGCCTCTTCGCGTCGTCCAGTGGGCCACCGGCAACATCGGCAGCCGCTCGCTGCGGGCCGTCGCCGAGCATCCCGGGCTGACCCTCGCGGGGCTGTACGTCCACACGCCGGGCAAGGCCGGCCGCGACGCCGGCGAACTGTGCGGGCTCGCCGCCACCGGCGTGACGGCCACGCACGACATCGACGACATCCTGGGCCTCGGCGCCGACTGCGTGCTCTACATGCCGCGCGCGTGCGACGTCGACGAGGTGTGCCGGATCCTCGCGTCGGGGACGAACATCGTCACCACGCGCGGCGAGTTCCACCACCCGCCGAGCATGGACCCCCTCGTCCGGAAACGGGTGGCGGCCGCCTGCGAGCAGGGCGGCGCCTCGATCCACAGCACCGGCAGCAGCCCCGGGTTCATCACCGAGGCGGTCCCCCTGGTCCTGGCGTCCATCCAGCGGCGGCTGGACGGCCTGACCGTCCACGAGTTCGCGGATCTCTCCCCACGCGACTCACCCGGCCTGCTCTTCGAGGTGATGGGATTCGGCCGCGCCCCGGAGGAGTTCGACGAGCACCGCCTCGCCCACGTACGGGACAGCTTCGGCCCGTCCCTGTCCCTCGTCGCGGAGGCCCTCTCGCTCCCGGCCGACGCCATCGAGGCGACCGGGGAGTTCGCCACCGCCCGCCGCCGGACCACCATCGCCGCAGGGACCCTGGAGCCCGGCACGGTGGCCGCCCAGCGGATGACCGTGGCGGCCCTGCACGCCGGCCGCCCGCTCCTGCGGTTCATCGCCACCTGGTACTGCACCACCGACCTCGACCCCTCATGGGACGTACGCGACACCGGCTGGCACATCAGCGTCGAGGGCGACGCCCCCCTGGAGATCGACATGCGCTTCCCGGTCCCCCTCGAACGCCTGGGCTCGCTGTCCCCGAACTACACCGCCAACCGCGCCGTCAACGCCGTCCCGTCCGTCTGCGCGGCCGCCCCCGGCATCGTCACGACCCTGGACCTCCCGCTCTTCACAGCGACCCTGGCCTGA
- the sepH gene encoding septation protein SepH, protein MTSAGTTREVTVPELRVVAVSNDGTRLVLKAADNTEYTLPIDEGLRAAVRNDRARLGQIEVESHLRPRDIQARIRAGASAEEVAQLAGIPVERVRRFEGPVLAERAFMAERARKTPVRRQGESTGPQLGEAVAERLLLRGAEKDTVLWDSWRRDDGTWEVLLVYRVAGEPHSASWTYDPPRRLVQAVDDEARALIGETAPPPDTQAEPSFPFVPRIARLPRDRPLDRAMDRQLGGPDRPDERTTATASPAAASASASASVEDERDSLTSLLEAVPSFRGDMVVPAQTPAPDVAPAAEQTDEEALEEAAPPAPAASAGSAYADVLMPRSVAGHRDRLVGTTDRQAEADGVRPGRRATVPSWDEIVFGSRRKKQE, encoded by the coding sequence GTGACGTCGGCAGGCACCACCCGGGAGGTAACCGTGCCCGAACTGCGTGTCGTGGCTGTCAGCAACGACGGCACACGACTGGTGCTCAAGGCTGCCGACAACACGGAGTACACCCTCCCCATCGATGAGGGGCTGCGCGCCGCCGTCCGCAACGACCGGGCACGGCTGGGCCAGATCGAGGTCGAGAGCCACCTTCGCCCCCGCGACATCCAGGCGCGGATACGAGCCGGTGCCTCCGCGGAGGAGGTCGCACAGCTCGCGGGCATCCCCGTCGAGCGGGTCCGCCGCTTCGAGGGCCCCGTCCTGGCCGAGCGCGCCTTCATGGCCGAGCGCGCCCGCAAGACCCCCGTACGCCGCCAGGGCGAGAGCACCGGGCCGCAGCTCGGCGAGGCCGTCGCCGAGCGGCTGCTGCTGCGCGGCGCCGAGAAGGACACCGTCCTGTGGGACTCCTGGCGCCGCGACGACGGTACGTGGGAAGTCCTGCTGGTCTACCGCGTCGCCGGTGAGCCGCACTCCGCGAGCTGGACCTACGACCCGCCCCGGCGGCTCGTCCAGGCCGTGGACGACGAGGCGCGCGCGCTGATCGGTGAGACCGCTCCGCCCCCGGACACCCAGGCCGAGCCGAGCTTCCCCTTCGTGCCCCGGATCGCCCGCCTGCCGCGCGACCGGCCGCTCGACCGTGCGATGGACCGTCAGCTCGGCGGCCCGGACCGGCCCGACGAGCGCACGACGGCCACCGCCTCGCCCGCGGCCGCCTCCGCTTCCGCGTCCGCATCCGTGGAGGACGAGCGCGACTCGCTGACCAGCCTCCTGGAAGCCGTACCGAGCTTCCGGGGCGACATGGTCGTGCCCGCCCAGACGCCCGCGCCGGACGTCGCGCCCGCCGCCGAGCAGACCGACGAGGAAGCCCTTGAGGAGGCCGCGCCCCCGGCCCCGGCCGCCAGTGCCGGTTCCGCCTACGCGGATGTCCTCATGCCGCGTTCCGTCGCCGGCCACCGTGACCGCCTCGTCGGCACGACGGACCGTCAGGCGGAGGCCGACGGCGTCCGCCCGGGCCGCCGGGCGACGGTGCCGAGCTGGGACGAGATCGTGTTCGGGAGCCGGCGCAAGAAGCAGGAGTAG
- a CDS encoding sulfurtransferase, translated as MHPIITAAELASALADDSTDVVLLDIRYQLGGPPGRPDYEAGHIPGAVYVDLDAELAGKPGSGGRHPLPDLDVFTAAMRRAGVGAGREVVVYDGGIGWAAARAWWLLRWAGHERVRVLDGGLPAWLATGHGLSDRAPAPAPGDFTPAPGALRLLTADEAAAFARDGILLDARAGERYRGEVEPIDPVAGHIPGAISAPTAENLDADGRFLPPDALARRFAALGAGADTEVGVYCGSGVSAAQQVLALAAAGIPAALYVGSWSEWSADPARPVATGATP; from the coding sequence ATGCATCCCATCATCACCGCGGCCGAGCTGGCGAGCGCCCTCGCCGATGATTCGACTGACGTTGTCCTGCTGGACATCCGCTACCAGCTCGGCGGCCCGCCCGGCCGCCCGGACTACGAGGCGGGCCACATCCCGGGGGCGGTGTACGTCGACCTCGACGCGGAGCTCGCGGGCAAGCCGGGGAGCGGCGGGCGCCACCCGCTGCCCGACCTGGATGTCTTCACCGCCGCGATGCGCCGAGCGGGTGTCGGCGCCGGGCGCGAGGTCGTCGTGTACGATGGCGGCATCGGCTGGGCCGCCGCCCGCGCCTGGTGGCTTCTGCGCTGGGCCGGCCACGAGCGCGTACGTGTCCTCGACGGGGGCCTGCCCGCGTGGCTCGCCACCGGCCACGGGCTGTCCGACCGGGCCCCCGCTCCGGCGCCGGGCGATTTCACCCCCGCCCCGGGCGCCCTCCGGCTGCTCACCGCCGACGAGGCCGCCGCGTTCGCCCGCGACGGGATCCTTCTCGACGCCCGGGCCGGCGAACGCTACCGCGGCGAGGTCGAGCCCATCGACCCCGTCGCCGGTCACATCCCCGGCGCGATCAGCGCCCCCACGGCGGAGAACCTCGACGCCGACGGCCGCTTCCTCCCGCCGGACGCGCTCGCCCGGCGCTTCGCCGCCCTGGGCGCCGGCGCGGACACCGAGGTCGGCGTCTACTGCGGCTCGGGTGTCTCCGCGGCCCAGCAGGTGCTGGCGCTCGCCGCCGCCGGGATCCCGGCGGCCCTGTACGTAGGCTCGTGGAGCGAGTGGTCGGCGGACCCGGCCCGGCCGGTGGCCACGGGCGCCACCCCCTGA
- a CDS encoding sensor histidine kinase — MTAATPTPPPPVVPPKPTWDPKPTVRQVPLLRPTIRIRLTVLYGGMFLIAGVVLLWIIYLLAAQALHEGNELPFRLLSGQVAPTSPDCTLPTSGTDQQFTQAISECMQHQRELALNNLLKRSLMALIGLAVLAFAVGYLLAGRVLSPLGRITRTARGVASSDLKRRIELDGPDDEFKELADTFDEMLERLDNSFDAQRRFVSNASHELRTPLAINRTLLEVQLSAPDVSPDLQQLGRTLLATNLRSEQLVEGLLLLARSDNEITDRKPVDVAEAASQALEQTRAEATAKGVELRSTLEPAVVQGNGVLLERIALNLVQNAVRYNAPEDGWVEVTTDSTAGRALLTVSNTGPVVPAYEIDNLFEPFRRLRTERTGSDKGVGLGLSIARSVARAHGGTITAVPREGGGLVMTVAIPM, encoded by the coding sequence ATGACCGCCGCCACCCCCACCCCGCCACCGCCCGTCGTGCCGCCCAAGCCGACCTGGGACCCCAAGCCCACCGTGCGGCAGGTGCCGCTGCTGCGCCCCACGATCCGGATAAGGCTCACCGTGCTCTACGGGGGCATGTTCCTGATCGCCGGCGTCGTGCTGCTGTGGATCATCTACCTGCTCGCCGCGCAGGCCCTGCACGAGGGCAACGAGCTGCCCTTCCGGCTGCTCTCCGGGCAGGTGGCGCCCACCAGCCCGGACTGCACCCTGCCGACCTCGGGCACCGACCAGCAGTTCACGCAGGCGATCAGCGAGTGCATGCAGCACCAGCGCGAACTGGCGCTGAACAATCTGCTCAAGCGCTCGCTCATGGCCCTCATCGGCCTCGCCGTCCTCGCCTTCGCCGTCGGCTACCTCCTGGCCGGCCGGGTGCTGTCCCCGCTGGGCCGGATCACCCGCACCGCGCGCGGCGTCGCCAGCTCGGACCTGAAGCGCCGGATCGAGCTGGACGGGCCGGACGACGAGTTCAAGGAGCTCGCGGACACCTTCGACGAGATGCTGGAGCGGCTGGACAACTCCTTCGACGCGCAGCGCAGATTCGTCTCGAACGCCTCGCACGAGCTGCGCACGCCGCTGGCGATCAACCGCACCCTGCTGGAGGTGCAGCTCTCCGCCCCGGACGTCTCGCCGGACCTGCAGCAGCTCGGCAGGACCCTGCTGGCCACCAACCTGCGCAGCGAGCAGCTCGTGGAGGGCCTCCTGCTGCTGGCCCGCAGCGACAACGAGATCACCGACCGCAAGCCCGTGGACGTCGCCGAGGCGGCCTCCCAGGCCCTGGAGCAGACCCGCGCCGAGGCCACCGCCAAGGGCGTGGAGCTGCGCAGCACGCTGGAGCCCGCGGTGGTGCAGGGCAACGGAGTGCTGCTGGAGCGGATCGCGCTGAACCTGGTGCAGAACGCGGTGCGCTACAACGCGCCGGAGGACGGCTGGGTCGAGGTGACCACCGATTCCACGGCCGGCCGCGCGCTGCTCACCGTCTCCAACACCGGTCCGGTCGTCCCCGCGTACGAGATCGACAACCTCTTCGAGCCGTTCCGCAGGCTTCGCACCGAGCGGACCGGCAGCGACAAGGGCGTCGGCCTGGGGCTTTCCATCGCCAGATCGGTGGCGCGGGCCCACGGCGGGACGATTACGGCGGTGCCGCGCGAGGGCGGCGGCCTGGTCATGACGGTCGCCATTCCGATGTGA
- a CDS encoding ferrochelatase, with protein sequence MYDALLLLSFGGPEGPDDVVPFLENVTRGRGIPRERLKEVGRHYFLFGGVSPINAQNRDLLDALRKDFSEHGLDLPVYWGNRNWAPYLPDTLRRMTDDGHRRILVLTTSAYASYSGCRQYRENLADALAVLEAEGRPVPHVDKLRHYFNHPGFVRPMTDAVLTALAELPEDVRDGAHLAFCTHSIPTAAADTSGPVEDHGDGGSYVAQHLDTAQVIADAVREATGVDRPWKLVYQSRSGAPHIPWLEPDICDHLEELSAGGAPAAVMVPIGFVSDHMEVKYDLDTEAAAKAAELGLPVARAATVGADPRFAAAVRELVLERVATERGEAVERCALGALGAGHDICPVGCCPARSPRPAAAGAAE encoded by the coding sequence ATGTATGACGCCTTGCTTCTGCTGTCCTTCGGCGGCCCCGAAGGGCCCGACGACGTCGTTCCCTTCCTGGAGAACGTGACGCGCGGCCGGGGCATCCCGCGCGAGCGCCTGAAGGAGGTGGGCCGGCACTACTTCCTCTTCGGCGGGGTCAGCCCCATCAACGCGCAGAACCGCGACCTGCTCGACGCCCTGCGCAAGGACTTCTCCGAGCACGGCCTCGACCTGCCCGTCTACTGGGGCAACCGCAACTGGGCGCCCTACCTCCCCGACACCCTGCGCCGGATGACCGACGACGGCCACCGCCGCATCCTCGTCCTCACCACCAGCGCCTACGCCTCCTACTCCGGCTGCCGTCAGTACCGCGAGAACCTCGCCGACGCCCTCGCCGTCCTGGAGGCCGAGGGCCGCCCGGTCCCGCACGTCGACAAGCTGCGGCACTACTTCAACCACCCCGGCTTCGTGCGGCCCATGACCGACGCCGTGCTCACCGCCCTGGCCGAGCTGCCCGAGGACGTTCGCGACGGGGCCCACCTCGCCTTCTGCACCCACTCCATCCCGACCGCCGCCGCCGACACCTCCGGGCCCGTCGAGGACCACGGCGACGGCGGCTCCTACGTCGCCCAGCACCTGGACACCGCGCAGGTGATCGCCGACGCCGTACGCGAGGCGACGGGCGTGGACCGGCCCTGGAAGCTCGTCTACCAGTCGCGCAGCGGCGCCCCGCACATCCCCTGGCTGGAGCCCGACATCTGCGACCACCTGGAGGAGCTGTCCGCCGGGGGCGCCCCGGCCGCCGTCATGGTGCCGATCGGCTTCGTCTCCGACCACATGGAGGTCAAGTACGACCTCGACACCGAGGCCGCAGCCAAGGCCGCCGAACTCGGCCTCCCGGTCGCCCGCGCCGCGACCGTGGGCGCGGACCCGCGCTTCGCGGCGGCGGTGCGCGAACTGGTGCTGGAGCGCGTCGCGACCGAGCGCGGCGAGGCGGTCGAGCGCTGCGCCCTCGGCGCGCTCGGCGCCGGCCACGACATCTGCCCGGTGGGCTGCTGCCCGGCCCGCAGTCCGCGTCCGGCCGCGGCGGGTGCGGCCGAATGA
- a CDS encoding 3'-5' exonuclease has protein sequence MVGAGGLLNVVDVEATCWDGEPPPGAVSEIIEIGLTVVDLDAARRIGRHRILVRPARSAVSDFCTELTGLTQREVDTGINFAEACRLLAAEHRTGMLPWASWGDYDRHQFTRQCRATAIAYPFGHRHTNAKSVFAAANGLRKRPGMAQALRLAGLPLEGRHHSGADDAWNIGALVLGLAAQGAWPDAAAL, from the coding sequence ATGGTGGGCGCCGGGGGACTGCTGAACGTCGTCGATGTCGAGGCCACGTGCTGGGACGGGGAGCCGCCGCCCGGGGCGGTCAGCGAGATCATCGAGATCGGGCTGACCGTCGTCGATCTCGACGCCGCCCGGCGGATCGGCCGGCACCGCATCCTCGTCCGGCCAGCACGGTCCGCCGTCAGTGACTTCTGCACCGAGCTGACCGGCCTGACCCAGCGTGAGGTCGACACGGGCATCAACTTCGCCGAGGCATGCCGGCTGCTCGCCGCCGAACACCGCACCGGAATGCTCCCGTGGGCCAGTTGGGGCGACTACGACCGGCACCAGTTCACCCGGCAGTGCCGTGCCACCGCCATCGCGTACCCCTTCGGGCATCGCCACACCAACGCCAAGTCCGTCTTCGCCGCGGCCAACGGCCTGCGCAAGCGCCCCGGAATGGCACAGGCCCTGCGACTCGCCGGACTGCCGCTCGAAGGCCGGCATCACAGCGGCGCGGACGACGCCTGGAACATCGGCGCGCTGGTCCTCGGCCTGGCCGCCCAGGGCGCCTGGCCCGACGCCGCGGCTCTGTGA
- a CDS encoding inositol monophosphatase family protein codes for MTGQQESEQLKDELLAIALEAAERAGTLLRDGRPADLGVAATKSSPIDIVTEMDIAAEKLITGCIGEHRPDDGLLGEEGASSDGSSGVRWVIDPLDGTVNYLYGLPSWSVSIAAELHGETVVGVVAAPMRGETYRAVLGRGAFTNGERVYCRPAPPFEQALVSTGFGYRLEVRTHQAEVARRLIPRLRDIRRAGSAAIDLCDVGSGRLDGYYERGLNPWDYSAGALFAREAGALTGGRPGLPPNPDLALAAVPGIFEPLQRLLDELGAWHD; via the coding sequence ATGACCGGGCAGCAGGAGAGCGAGCAGCTGAAGGACGAGCTCCTGGCCATCGCCCTGGAGGCCGCCGAGCGCGCGGGCACGCTGCTGCGCGACGGCCGCCCGGCGGATCTCGGCGTGGCCGCCACCAAGAGCAGCCCGATCGACATCGTCACCGAGATGGACATCGCCGCCGAGAAGCTCATCACCGGCTGCATCGGCGAACACCGCCCCGACGACGGCCTGCTGGGCGAGGAGGGCGCCAGCAGCGATGGCAGCAGCGGCGTCCGCTGGGTCATCGACCCGCTGGACGGCACCGTCAACTACCTCTACGGGCTCCCGTCCTGGTCCGTCAGCATCGCCGCCGAGCTCCACGGCGAGACGGTCGTCGGCGTCGTCGCCGCCCCCATGCGCGGCGAGACCTACCGGGCGGTCCTGGGCCGGGGCGCCTTCACCAACGGCGAGCGGGTGTACTGCCGCCCCGCGCCGCCCTTCGAACAGGCCCTGGTCTCCACCGGCTTCGGCTACCGCCTCGAAGTCCGCACCCACCAGGCCGAGGTCGCCCGCCGGCTCATCCCACGCCTGCGCGACATCCGCCGCGCCGGCTCCGCCGCCATCGACCTCTGCGACGTCGGCTCCGGCCGCCTCGACGGCTACTACGAGCGCGGTCTCAACCCCTGGGACTACTCCGCCGGCGCCCTGTTCGCCCGTGAAGCCGGCGCCCTCACCGGCGGCCGCCCCGGCCTGCCCCCCAACCCCGACCTGGCACTCGCCGCCGTCCCCGGCATCTTCGAGCCGCTCCAGCGGCTCCTTGACGAGCTCGGCGCCTGGCACGACTGA
- a CDS encoding MFS transporter, translating into MSSPYRAIFAAPGTKGFSTAGFIGRMPMSMLGIGIVTMISQVTGRYSLAGGLAATLALAQAAVGPQVSRLMDRFGQRRVLHPATAVTLAALAGLLVCVRAGAPDWTLFVCTMVAGGCMPSLGAMVRARWAMVHEAAPGLLHTAYSFESVVDEVCFIIGPILSIGLCTIWFPEAGPLLAALFLATGTYLLVAQRSTEPPPHPREHLAGGSALRSRGLQVLVLTFMATGGIFGGVDVATVAFADEQGHAGAASLVLATWASGSCLAGVVFGLLKPKRPASHRFLLGVSLMAVSMIPPLLVGNLWILAVALFVSGLTVAPTMVTTMALVEQLVPRAKLTEGITWTITGLAVGVAIGASLAGTVIDAAGARAAYAVPASAAALAAVVAFLGHRRLRPAPELEGSRTDGHRGHHEHDEQGRREGRVA; encoded by the coding sequence TTGTCCAGCCCCTACCGCGCGATATTCGCCGCCCCCGGCACCAAGGGGTTCTCCACCGCCGGGTTCATCGGGCGGATGCCGATGTCGATGCTCGGCATCGGCATCGTGACGATGATCTCCCAGGTCACCGGCCGCTACAGCCTCGCCGGCGGGCTCGCCGCCACCCTCGCGCTCGCGCAGGCGGCGGTCGGCCCGCAGGTGTCCCGGCTGATGGACCGCTTCGGCCAGCGGCGGGTGCTGCATCCGGCGACCGCGGTGACCCTGGCGGCGCTCGCGGGGCTGCTGGTGTGCGTACGTGCCGGGGCGCCGGACTGGACGCTGTTCGTGTGCACGATGGTGGCGGGGGGCTGCATGCCGAGCCTCGGGGCGATGGTGCGGGCCCGCTGGGCGATGGTGCACGAGGCGGCGCCCGGCCTGCTGCACACGGCGTACTCCTTCGAATCCGTGGTCGACGAGGTCTGCTTCATCATCGGCCCGATCCTGTCCATCGGGCTGTGCACGATCTGGTTCCCCGAGGCGGGCCCGCTGCTCGCCGCGCTCTTCCTCGCCACGGGTACGTATCTGCTCGTCGCCCAGCGCTCGACCGAGCCGCCGCCGCATCCGCGCGAGCATCTGGCCGGCGGCTCGGCGCTGCGCTCGCGCGGGCTCCAGGTGCTGGTGCTGACCTTCATGGCGACCGGCGGCATCTTCGGGGGCGTGGACGTGGCCACGGTGGCCTTCGCCGACGAGCAGGGCCACGCGGGGGCGGCGAGCCTGGTCCTGGCGACCTGGGCGTCCGGTTCGTGCCTGGCCGGCGTCGTCTTCGGGCTGCTGAAGCCCAAACGTCCGGCATCTCACAGGTTTTTGCTGGGCGTGAGCCTCATGGCGGTGAGTATGATCCCGCCACTACTGGTCGGAAACTTGTGGATCCTGGCCGTGGCGCTGTTCGTCTCGGGCCTGACCGTCGCACCGACGATGGTCACCACGATGGCCCTGGTCGAGCAGCTGGTACCGCGCGCGAAGCTCACCGAGGGCATCACGTGGACGATCACCGGGCTGGCGGTGGGCGTGGCGATCGGCGCCTCGCTGGCCGGGACGGTGATCGACGCGGCCGGGGCCCGGGCGGCGTACGCGGTGCCGGCCTCCGCCGCTGCGCTCGCCGCGGTGGTGGCCTTCCTGGGGCATCGCCGGCTGCGGCCGGCACCGGAGCTGGAAGGGTCTCGAACTGATGGGCACCGAGGGCACCACGAGCACGATGAACAAGGCCGCCGGGAAGGCCGCGTGGCATAA
- a CDS encoding D-arabinono-1,4-lactone oxidase, which yields MGTEGTTSTMNKAAGKAAWHNWAGTVTARPQRIVAPASVDELSAALRKAAEDGLTAKAVGTGHSFTAAAATGGVLISPERLSAIRAIDREAGTVTVEAGVPLKQLNAALAAEGLSLTNMGDIMEQTVAGATSTGTHGTGRESGSISAQIKALELVLADGSVLACSAEENSDVFAAARVGIGALGVISTITFAVEPVFLLTAREEPMTFDRVTAEFDALTAENEHFEFYWFPHTDGCNTKRNNRSQGPAAPVPAVRGWIDDELLSNGVFRAACSFGRAVPSAIPGIAQVSSRALSARTYTDIPYKVFTHPRRVRFVEMEYAVPREAAVAALRELKAMVDASDFRISFPVEVRIAPADDITLSTASGRDSAYIAVHMYRGTRYQEYFTAVEKIMTAHGGRPHWGKIHTRDAEYFAGVYPRFAEFTALRDRLDPGRLFANDYLRRVLGE from the coding sequence ATGGGCACCGAGGGCACCACGAGCACGATGAACAAGGCCGCCGGGAAGGCCGCGTGGCATAACTGGGCCGGCACGGTCACCGCGCGCCCGCAGCGGATCGTCGCCCCCGCCTCGGTGGACGAGCTGTCCGCCGCGCTGCGCAAGGCCGCCGAGGACGGGCTGACCGCCAAGGCCGTCGGCACCGGGCACTCCTTCACCGCGGCCGCCGCCACCGGCGGCGTGCTGATCAGCCCCGAACGGCTGAGCGCGATACGCGCGATCGACCGCGAGGCCGGCACCGTCACGGTCGAGGCGGGCGTGCCGCTGAAGCAGCTCAACGCGGCGCTGGCCGCCGAGGGGCTGTCGCTGACCAACATGGGCGACATCATGGAGCAGACGGTGGCCGGCGCCACCAGCACCGGCACCCATGGCACCGGCCGCGAGTCCGGCTCGATCTCCGCCCAGATCAAGGCACTTGAGCTGGTCCTCGCCGACGGCTCGGTGCTCGCCTGCTCCGCCGAGGAGAACTCCGACGTCTTCGCCGCCGCCCGGGTCGGCATCGGCGCCCTGGGGGTCATCAGCACCATCACCTTCGCCGTGGAGCCGGTCTTCCTGCTGACCGCGCGCGAGGAGCCGATGACCTTCGACCGGGTCACCGCCGAATTCGACGCGCTCACCGCCGAGAACGAGCACTTCGAGTTCTACTGGTTCCCGCACACCGACGGCTGCAACACCAAGCGCAACAACCGCAGCCAGGGCCCCGCCGCCCCGGTCCCGGCGGTGCGCGGCTGGATCGACGACGAACTGCTGTCCAACGGCGTCTTCCGGGCCGCCTGTTCCTTCGGCCGGGCCGTGCCCTCCGCCATCCCCGGCATCGCCCAGGTCAGCAGCCGCGCCCTGTCCGCGCGCACCTACACCGACATCCCCTACAAGGTCTTCACGCATCCGCGCCGGGTCCGCTTCGTGGAGATGGAGTACGCCGTCCCGCGCGAGGCCGCGGTGGCCGCGCTGCGCGAACTCAAGGCCATGGTCGACGCCTCCGACTTCCGGATCAGCTTCCCGGTCGAGGTCCGCATCGCCCCGGCCGACGACATCACCCTGTCGACGGCCTCCGGTCGCGACAGCGCGTACATCGCCGTGCACATGTACCGCGGCACGCGCTACCAGGAGTACTTCACCGCGGTCGAGAAGATCATGACCGCGCACGGGGGACGGCCGCACTGGGGCAAGATCCACACCCGCGACGCGGAGTACTTCGCCGGGGTGTACCCGCGCTTCGCCGAGTTCACGGCGCTGCGCGACCGGCTGGACCCGGGACGGCTGTTCGCCAACGACTACCTGCGGCGGGTGCTCGGGGAGTAG
- a CDS encoding VOC family protein — protein MTEVPPRHPHGAPCWVSLLAHSLEATQDFYSQLFGWVFESTPQPFGAYVRATLNGRAVAGVGELPRDRHMAVAWTTYFGTEDADATAELIRDCGGTVGVGPLDADDAGRMAIASDPLGAVFGIWQPLRYDGVEVMGEPGSLAWNELVTRETSMVGKFYSAVFGFEPEAVVSADFDYLTLHLAGHPVAGIHGVGQALPRDRGSHWMTYFAVADTDDAARHVVELGGHVVRAPRDSAFGRLATVADPEGAVFTVIRTAH, from the coding sequence ATGACCGAGGTACCGCCCCGCCACCCCCACGGCGCACCCTGCTGGGTCAGCCTGCTGGCGCACAGTCTGGAGGCGACCCAGGACTTCTACAGCCAGTTGTTCGGCTGGGTCTTCGAGAGCACGCCGCAGCCTTTCGGGGCGTACGTGAGAGCCACGCTGAACGGCCGTGCCGTGGCCGGGGTCGGCGAGCTGCCCAGGGACCGGCACATGGCGGTTGCCTGGACCACCTACTTCGGCACCGAGGACGCCGACGCGACCGCCGAGCTGATCAGGGACTGCGGCGGCACGGTCGGCGTGGGACCGCTGGACGCCGACGACGCGGGGCGGATGGCGATCGCCTCCGATCCGCTGGGCGCGGTGTTCGGGATCTGGCAGCCGCTGCGCTACGACGGGGTCGAGGTGATGGGCGAGCCGGGCTCCCTGGCCTGGAACGAGCTGGTCACCCGGGAGACCTCGATGGTCGGGAAGTTCTACTCGGCCGTGTTCGGCTTCGAGCCGGAGGCCGTGGTGTCGGCCGACTTCGACTATCTGACCCTGCATCTGGCCGGGCACCCGGTCGCCGGCATCCACGGCGTCGGCCAGGCGCTGCCGCGTGACCGCGGCTCGCACTGGATGACGTACTTCGCGGTCGCGGACACCGACGACGCGGCGCGGCATGTCGTCGAGCTGGGCGGCCACGTGGTGCGCGCCCCGCGCGATTCCGCGTTCGGGCGGCTGGCCACGGTGGCCGACCCCGAGGGCGCGGTCTTCACGGTGATCCGTACCGCCCACTAG